GCAAGGAAACGAGTGGAGACGCTCGGTCGGCCCGCAAGGCTATGCAATATTAAATCAGATTTTTACTCGAGCAACGGTCGCAGTAAATTAACATATGGCGTTTACAATTATATTGATTTTTTATCCCATAAACAGCTACGTATTGCTGTTACCAAAATACACGATGAGCTTGAGTTTAAATTGGTGGTTTAAATGGTTTTTAGTAACACAGATTTGAAGCATAAAGTATACTGTTAAAAAAAGACTAAACTAAAATTCAATTACGACTGGATTCCCGCTTAATATAGTATTATGACGCTAAAGATATGCTATCAACAGATATTACCTTATATTGGGTGAATTAATTATACAAGTATTACAGAAGTAGTGCTGAAGTGGGCCTCGCGGTTTTTAAGGTAATTTTCTTACCGTTGTATAAAGTATTCACAATATAGAAAAAAACACACGGGACGAAACCTCGGGAAAGATTTCAAAACTTTAACTGAAGTTTTAAAATAAGACATAACAGTACTGCACGGGCAACCTCATCTTTTGACATGGAATATAAGTTAGTTTGGGCCGATGGATCCATGCGCATATCACGGTCTTGACGAGACCAAACGTTACGGAACTGAATGTGTATTAGTATACAGCCAGTCTTATGAATGACATAGATAGAAGTGCTGAATGCGAACAAGTATTATCCCGTACATTACAGGTCTTCAAATCCAAACTAAAATGTCACGCAAATTGCGTGTAGCTATCATGACAAACCCAAACAAACAGCAAAATCAACCAAACCATGAGGCTGTTTTAATTTTAAGTGTCTCACCTTTATCCCTGGGAATGCTTTAAGAAAATCTTCCCAGTACATATAAGCAGGTAGATCACTTGCCACATCCACACCAGCATACATATATCTTAGGTCATCGAGGCAACCTTTTCCAGTTGTATAATTCTTCCATACTTCGTAATGTTTCACATTAACAGACCAATAATCTGCAACCTTGTATCCTAGAAACTCCAGAGCTTTTTCAACTGATTTTGTCCCGGTTTTACAGAATCCAacaatcaaaattttcattcttATTAAAACTGAATCAAGATGGGTCTTTCTCGGTATATTCCAACACTCTGAATAATGTCTAACTAGCATTCGTATTCCAGTGTTCGTTCGGGCGTGAAAATAAACCCTTAGGGCTATTTATCGCCGGTCGATTTCCATTCAACCCGACTATTAGCACCCTGAATAGTAAGTACATCACACTGAGATTTAAAGAGGTTTTGATTGGGCTAGTTCGCGCTTGGCCATAGATATATAGATTGTTCTATGATGGTTCATAGTTGGCCAAACAAGAGAGGTAAATTTCTCGTTTAAGTACATCACACTGAGATTTAAAGAGGTTTTGATTGGGCTAGTTCGCTCTTGGCCATGGATATATAGATTGTGCTATGATGGCCAAACAAGAAAGGTAAATTTTTAGTTTGAGTTGAAATGGGGTTGGGGGGGTTTAACTTTTAGCTTCTCGATAGATCTTAATCGTTTATTTATAGAgatattaaattcaaaaacaaaattattgaaatgtGAGTGGTTTCCAACATGCTTATTCGCTAGGTTTGCACCACCCTGGAGTAGAgtataccaggggtggccaaacTGCTtccgaccgcgatcgactaaaattttcaaaatagatCACGATCGACTGATCGATAACAAGGtcctacacaaaaacgaatggacACTGAATGTGCAGATTACTGAACACACGCTTGAAAAAAAATCGCATCGAcacaaaaattgtattttatatgTTCCATTCAAGttgttgatttgaatatttaattgtacccggagtaaacGTTTCATTATTCatttaagatttatttaaatcatacaattcaaaTAAAGGGcgtgcctaatttttagttgcaagtgttgaaaattcttcaagaaaCCTTGCCAAGTAATATCCAAACAgcgtaaaataaatattctcaaaccatgaatgttacatgactgctcaaacttcagtatccaatttacaatttcctccaaacgCGATTCTTCGCTTGCTCAGAATTAGAACGAATTGGGCATTTTGATGCCACAGCtaccattgcgaataaaatttattgcacTACTCTTGGGGTGAGACAATAATTTTTGCATACTGTGGAAGTTATTAtaggatcgtttgtcagtctagaccagtggttcccaacctggaGGTCGCGACCCCCTTTCTAGGGGGCCGCGAAGGTCAGTAATGAATATAATCCGGATTCCATGTATTAAGCTATTGGAAATAGTAATTTGAAAATCACCCGTCATCATAGGCTGTGACAACAAATGATTTCCATCAAAATGATGCTCCAAGCTGTCGCTAAAATATGGTTTAACTTAATCAAGTATGGATTTGGTTTAAAAAAGTTAGATTATGCTCTAgcgaaattttaataatatttgtatcACAGACTTGAAATTCTGGTATTTGGTAACTTATATTATTAAAACTAATGGAGGCCATATATGTATACAGGGACcctactaaaaaggtaggtatcataGGTATCACAGGTATCACTCCATAAAAAAATACCGGTAGGTATCAGTaataaatgactaaaaaggtaggtatcagtagtagatgactaaaaaggtaggtatcagtagtaaataactaaaaagataggtatcagtagtagatgactaaaaaggtaggtatcagtagtaaatgactaaaaaggtaggtatcagtagtaaatgactaaaaaggtaggtatcagtagtagatgactaaaaaggtaggtatcagtagtaaataactaaaaaggtaggtatcagtagtagatgactaaaaagggggctcccgaagtatgcgaaccaagatggcggacatcggaatgtaatatgtgtactaggttagggttaggccataattttaggtataaatactacgggaggcccttggctagtcttcgaactgataataggaccaaaataaggaaaattggaaaaaaattgtcgcctaaccctaacctgttactgatacctacctttttagtcatctactactgatacctacctttttagtcatttactactgatacctacctttttagtcatttactactgatacctacctttttagttatttactactgatacctacctttttagtcatttactactgatacctacctttttagtgaGTGATACCtatgatacctacctttttagtaggGCCCGTATACAGCAGTACATGAATCAACTTCACGACCCGCGACTAAACACGGCCTGATTATATAATCCTGAGCTaacagaaaaaaacaagatatcTACATTTCCCGACAAAGCTGATCGATCATGTTCATGTCGCACTGCAGATTGGTATTCAAAATAGCCACAGAGATCATTCTAAAATCAGGATTTATTGCTCAAATTCGACGATTATCGTCTTCACCTCAAAGCGAGAAACTAGATCAAGCTGCTTTACAAACTcaactaaaaaatattgaatcataatactgtaatataaatcttttcaacgtataaaaaataattcagcGCCCCTTGCGATGTAGAAAACTTATAAATGACTAATAGTAATCTGGGCTAATGTGCTGTGAAGCAGTTCAGTAACCTGACACGAAAGCAACGGAGTAAAAACTCGTGCAGCCGTGTGTGTTTATAACTCTCACTATACCACGATCGATACCGTAATAACAAAGTAGGAAGAGGATTAACCCGTTGGTAGAGCAGCGTTAGATCATTACTTTAAATGTTCTTGGATTAAACGATAAAGTAACTGTCACAAAACCAGTTTCTGAATTTACTGTATAATATTCTCTGGACACGGAATAGTTCTTGTTCGTGATACACTTATTTATTACAGGATACAAAACTTACCGATAAACGCAATTGATTAAACATAAAATAACActtgattcaacgtattttatAATAGCTTTTAGCGTGACACAATTTTTAATGTGAATTCAAAGCTGAAGGGGTAATCGGttgaatattaatattatgcCGCTCAGAATTTGGTGAACCATGTTAATATTCCGGGTTAAGATTTGTTTATTGGCAAATGAAAGGGAGTGACATTCCTGAAATTAGTCTTCGCGTTGCAAGGCTCATGTGTGAGATTATTTTGAAAGATTGTGAATAGTAATTAGAACGGAAGTATAAGATaaacgcaaaacaatgcatATCAAAATAACATAAggttgtttcaatattttatttgatattcatCGTTATTTGTAAGCCAATGATTCCtgaagaataaaattaataagaTGCGTTTAATAACGATTTATTTGTTAGAACAAACACCTTTTACCAAATTATGATATAAAAAATGTGACAGCCcaaatattcaagttttttctACTTATTATATAGCCATTGGGTATCACTACAAGCCTCAAGAGAGTTAGAGGATTGCCTTTTACAATCCAATATCTCCATCGAACCTAAGTATTTTTAGCGCCAAGTTTTATTTGGTATAAATCATGCGTTACGCTGTAACCAAATTTATTTGGCTATTTTGAGCATCGATTAGCTTTGTAGCAAATTGTCTACCAAGAAAGTGGATAGTTAGTGAATCGTACCAAAAAGAGGAAGGCACTTTACTTGAAAGTTGACCTATGAATATGAAATAATCAAGGATAAATAACAGCCATATAAGAACAGTACATAGCTAAACGTTTGTAGCAAACAACGATATACAAAATGCGCATAAAACACATGTATAATTACAGCTGTAATCCATTTCACAACTTGTTCTTCATGTGCTCTGTTGTAGATATTTCCGAGATGTCCACCAATGTCTTCACACCTCTTTTTTGCTTCACCATACGTCATTAGAttagatttgaaaaatgtgaagcATTTTCTCACGTATTTCAAATGGCAGAATCGTTCATCTGTTAATATGAGTGATCAATTAAATTGTATGTCCTGTTAAAAGTCTTATTCTAGTTTAAGTAAAAATCTTAGTAAAGAAGTAGTCGACTTGGAGTCTTCATCTCATCCAAAGCATAAAAATTGACTTAGATACGAAACAGCAAAAAAGGTATTcacgcagtatgtgtaccaggttagggttatgccatattttgattccgattttctatatttcagttttatttcgAGTTTCATGTACACCATGCCAAGTCACAAATTCATGAAGATTTTTCACCCAGAAGGCGAGATCAGAAATATTGTAAGTTATTGTACACGTGTACATATGGAATATCACGGAACCACAGTTTTGAAAAGCGTCcaacattttcaatttccaaAACAATTACCCCACTTGCAATATTACACAATAggtcacaatttttttttgcaaatgccAAAAGGCCATTTTCTAGTCGATATTAAATGTCGGTCAGTATGTTTCCACAAAGGTTATTTCGTGACACTTATTCATGTAATCTATAGCGTTACGTTTTCTAATTTTTGACTGATTGATTACGCTGGATAGTTAGTAGTAGAAATCACCTAATGTATATGTAATTGAGCGCCATTTAGAAACTTTGATAAGGAATGAACTCATTTTACACATGAAGTACGTCATAGAGTCATTCATACATTGTCTACCTAAAAGTCGTAAACCAACATATCAAGATTTACGTTATCGATTGATTTTGACGAAGTGCAATTTCAGTTATGgaaaacatatattttaaaagCGTAGTTCAATGGAAAACACTTCAAAACAGAACTCGCGTTGAAAAATAATTGTGACTACAAAAAAGTTACTGACAGAAACAAGTTTAGCACTATAATGGCCATAGTTGGAGCTTCAGAGTTCAGTTAAGGTCGGAAGAAACAGTTTATATCTATGCGGTAAATATGAAGAGTCTAGGACGCTTAATCGATGTTGAATTTGATGTCTGTTCTATCATTATATTCCTTAACAATGTCGTAATGTGtggcaaacaaaaaaaattgtagcAAATATAGAAAAGGAAGCACCCTATCACTGTTAGAAAAGTAagccagtccatgtcgagtgcCCATTCCAGTTTATGATGTACAGTTTActttattgcaataaaacaaacCAGCAATAATTTTGAAGTAGCTGACGTTCGTTTAGGTTTTTTGGACAGAAAATGTACATATTGAtcgtgttgttgtttttgtttgttttttcttcttgttgttatgaaaaatctCCTGGACCAATCGcttcaaattttcagtggttgaagattatatttttcgctgGAAAATAcaattatctttatttatttcaaaactttccgTGGGCTCCTATGcatatcaaaattttgtgtgatgaccaattcaaaactaataaaaatcatttgTAGCGGTTCTGCCTCCTCTCTCGCGCTACGCGAAAGTCGGAATTTTTTGACTGTGCGTATACAGTAGACTAAGTAAGGTGCTGTATAAGCTAAGCCTAGACTGATCCTTCGGTtaggctttcgtgtccatatatttgataatACTAATAGCTTCATCATTAAATATAATCAATTCTCTTGGTAACCTAAATCTTCAGTGGAATTACAATTTAACAACCACAATGCTTGGTAGGACATACAAGGTTTTTACACTTGTCAGTCTTTTACTTTTCATTGAATTAACCTGGGCCGAAGAAAAACGTCTCATTTGCAAACCAGAATCGGATGAAGAACAGCAGCAGAGTGCCTCGATTGATATCAATGATGATTTGATCAAAGCAATAAACTCACTTATTGATGTCAAAATGAAGGGTGGGTAGCTTTcactaaaaaatatattcggTGTTTTAGTTAAATATAATGATTTTGGTCacatattttaacaattttcctcaaagcaaggtcacgagTTCACACTTGTGAATGATTGAGTCACTTCCGCCCGAGTCAAGttcaatatatatacagaatTTATATAGATTTGCGTAATGGATTACGCACAATACAGTCCAACTTAGTATTGGTTGACGTATACTTTTGAGCAGAGAACAGCTATTGATCAGCCTGTGGCCAATAAGCACGCTAGAAAGCATGCATTCATAAGTCACGAACAAATAATTACAATAGACCCAGCACAACATTGAATAGTCAAGTTTTGAATCTACTAGGTGCGAactatattttcatcaaatacaaaaataatatttataattttgagtCGATTGGAAAATTAATTGCCTTTCTCCTGAAGGCTGTCTCTATAATTATGGTATAATGTTTTaaatatcaaatcaaaattgGGATATTACCAACGTGTACATATTATCGGAATAAGCCTTAAGGTATAACAACCGAGGGTTCTCAATCCTTATTCTCTCATTTATTCCTAtacaaatttcaaatgaaaaatcaatttcaattttttatattattattattaaatgtaTAATAACGCTTACACCTATATTTGATTGCGATTATACAGTGAATGCCCATATTATAGCCAATTTTCACTTCCAAGTGAAATTTACTCCAAGGGCGAGTAAATTTTATCCAAAATTTACCCCCAATAGAGAGCCCCTTGTATAAACatatcataaaatattgaattcaccAATATCTTCTGAACGcatcgttttgttaaattttataactttttgtttgtttgttatatTTACAGAAGTTGAAGATAAATTGTCACAGAGACTTTGGGAAAGATTTATGAATGAGACTGAATCTACGACTGCACCAGTGGAAGAAACAGTGGTTAAAGGTACTAAAATCGGATGTTAattttttaactttaaattttttaatttaaaattggtGGTTCTAATGGTTGGTCTAATGGTTCTAATTGATGGTTCTAAGCGATTTTTATACCCCTCACAAAAAGTCACATTGGGGCAAACGTCTATgcgtgcaaatgttcgtgggtgcgaatgtacatgggtgcaaatgtccgcgggtgcaatctatatgcgggtggaAAAATCTATGGGTGGAAATGTCCGTGGGAGCAAATTTCGGTGGGTTCgaaagtatgcaggtgcaaatgtCGTTGGTGCAGtttatgggtgcaaatgtacgtgagtgCAAATGTGATGTCACCAATATCAAATGGATCCAACGATAACAGTATCTCTGAAAGGTTCCTGTCCGAGCTTTACATGGTTTCTATCACATAGTTTACACCTATCGAAATAATAGTTTGAACTGACCTCAAACTAAACGTGAATTTATTAAGTGAACGCTTCGTATCTTACTTTAAAGTTTTAAAACATTcaggaaaaatataatttaaaaacttttggCAAACTTTTATTGGAACCTATGTGTCATTTTTTGTCAATTGAGCTGGCAGATAAGAGTCTTTCGACTTCATTAAACTAGAAACTAAAGACTCGCCACACAACTGCTTCACGGCGCTGTTAGTACTCGAAGCTGCGCTAACATTTACCTATCAAAGAAAAGCATTTCAATATAAGACGTTAACGAAATCCATGATCTTAATATCTGCATTTCCAGTCCGCAGTCGTGTTAGAAATCAAAAACGGAAAAATATGTTAAGAACAGACTAAATTATAATCACGAAGTACACCACAAGCATTTCcaattcttttttaatattgtcAGCAATTTCATGAATAATGTGTCCTAAACAAACTATTAGCCCGAAAAAGTTTCTGTAGTAGCAACATCTCACATGAAGGCAGCTATACTGGAAGTAATGGGTCACCTAAATTGCGGACATTTTACTATTTCGTATCTAAGTCAACTTTTCATACATTCGATGAGATGAAGTCTCCGGGTCGACTGCTTCATTGCTCGGATTTTTACTTATATCAGAATAAGACTTTAAATAAGATATACAATTTAATTAGGATTACATGTTAACAGATGAACGATTCTGTCATTTGAAATATGTGAGGAAATgcttcacatttttcaaatctaaTCTAATGACGTATGGTGAAGCGAAGAAGAGATGCGAAGATATTGGTGGACATCTCGGAAATATCTACAACAAAGCACATGAAGAACAAGTTGTGAAATATATCAAGAAAAATGCTGCGACTCCTATTTTCTTCTTCATTGGAATGACTATCGATACGAAAGTAAGTATACCTCTAACTTCAAACAAGTGAACATATATCAGATCAGATCAGATTTGGCATTACTTAAATAATGCTACTCTCTGGAAATATCATTTGTTTGGATGGGATAGAAAACAGATCACAGAAACATTTTATGTTCCGATTGGTGTGTTTTCAAATCCTTATTAAGAAAAAAAATCGAGTCATTCCTTGGTAAAGGGAATATATTAGATGACGTAAAAAAACgagaaattctaaaaaaaagtcTACTACTTGAGTTTGacgtttttaatttatttgagcttatttttaaattctgtGAAGCAAGAATCGAAATCTTGAGTCGGAATTGAGAATCGGATTTGTAACAATAAGAGACATTCTAAAAATCGGTAACTGGTGGCAAAATATTCTTTGGATAAATTTTTCCAAAGTTCTTGAAGTcgaaaatgttatattttggCGTCAGAAGCTAAAGACGACTATACGGGGGAGTTGACTCTGTTGACCGTATGTTCGTATGGCTCtctccagtctataccgaataacaTTGCGTATATTGTTGTATATTTGTATTATAGTTGCAAAGCTTgtttttctggttgacaaatattaaatttctctctctctctctctctctctctctctctacgGTATGTTTGTCAACCCAAAATCGGCATTCGGAGTCAGTGTCAATTTCTTGAACCACTTGGAATTTGGTTTTACTTTTCTCTGAATTTACAGTAAGTCCCGGGCTGACTTATATGAATTAACTCATATCTAT
This is a stretch of genomic DNA from Styela clava chromosome 2, kaStyClav1.hap1.2, whole genome shotgun sequence. It encodes these proteins:
- the LOC120336154 gene encoding uncharacterized protein LOC120336154, whose product is MLGRTYKVFTLVSLLLFIELTWAEEKRLICKPESDEEQQQSASIDINDDLIKAINSLIDVKMKEVEDKLSQRLWERFMNETESTTAPVEETVVKDERFCHLKYVRKCFTFFKSNLMTYGEAKKRCEDIGGHLGNIYNKAHEEQVVKYIKKNAATPIFFFIGMTIDTKSMNVFLYNRSPAPYVHWYPDGGYPLKEHSMLRYTILPTFSGMFNNVAENMARSNGVLCEF